A genomic segment from Daphnia carinata strain CSIRO-1 chromosome 1, CSIRO_AGI_Dcar_HiC_V3, whole genome shotgun sequence encodes:
- the LOC130692270 gene encoding uncharacterized protein LOC130692270 produces MDQRFAFLFLLCSIIGHVVSFRAGACGGEMFVEKSAVVDAPTDVDCVWKIETEPDRILALSAVNIGSFEQVQDYITIHDGLGSASPIIYAKEEETVVYTTQSSVEIRFKKMPTTQIQLKIQKAVICPADLGLETNCTRLVDDVSCHCASYTKRNQTDQKAFCEDNGMLLVSIETPEEDKAISDTWGLGSDFWTSCIKTFGRWVWEATNTNLYPGYVNWYPIAEPFCNDQYDKNYTCMLIGYNGLHWASYHCDGVWGAVCELNP; encoded by the exons ATGGATCAACgatttgcctttttatttctcttgtGTTCCATCATCGGCCATGTCGTCTCGTTCCGTGCTG GAGCTTGTGGGGGCGAAATGTTTGTAGAAAAATCAGCGGTCGTTGATGCACCAACTGACGTCGATTGCGTCTGGAAAATTGAAACCGAACCCGATCGCATTTTGGCCCTGAGCGCAGTCAACATCGGAAGCTTCGAACAAGTCCAAGATTATATCACT ATTCACGATGGACTTGGCTCAGCATCTCCAATCATTTATGCCAAGGAAGAAGAGACGGTCGTTTACACAACTCAATCATCAGTTGAGATTCGGTTCAAGAAAATGCCAACGActcaaattcaattgaaaatccAAAAG GCCGTCATTTGTCCTGCCGATTTGGGATTGGAAACTAACTGCACTCGACTCGTTGATGATGTTTCGTGCCATTGCGCTTCCTACACCAAG AGGAATCAAACTGATCAAAAAGCTTTTTGCGAAGACAACGGTATGTTGTTAGTGTCTATCGAGACTCCCGAAGAAGACAAGGCCATTTCCGATACGTGGGGCTTAG gAAGCGATTTTTGGACGAGTTGTATCAAGACATTTGGACGATGGGTTTGGGAAGCCACCAATACGAATCTCTATCCGGGTTATGTCAATTGGTATCCTATTGCAGAGCCATTTTGCAACGATCAATACGACAAAAATTACACGTGCATGTTAATCGGTTACAACGGTCTGCATTGGGCCAGTTACCATTGCGATGGTGTTTGGGGTGCCGTCTGTGAACTTAATCCTTAA
- the LOC130692278 gene encoding uncharacterized protein LOC130692278 — protein sequence MKFPSAFVLFVLVLQTVDCQVRNRWKRPLQAITSKLSGRLSVSNPQLQYVNLSEQGIRPNGFVGAAVAQDVDRSTKPNHPSGRHHSGQLIDESGHVFDEWDEPEVVGNKAQSRHSSLIATRVIPNDINHVYRKSMPTASLYRMPIYEQDSYLEALELSRLPCQTLEDPDDCYDSTQLLRQRPVTPPSKKLLATIRILVNFHNHRPKHQ from the exons atgaaatttccaagtgcttttgttttgttcgtcCTCG TTTTGCAAACGGTAGACTGTCAAGTAAGAAATCGTTGGAAACGGCCGTTGCAAGCGATCACGTCAAAGTTAAGTGGGCGGCTTTCTGTTTCCAATCCGCAATTGCAATACGTCAATCTGAGCGAGCAGGGCATCCGTCCAAATGGGTTTGTCGGTGCGGCTGTTGCCCAAGACGTTGACAGATCAACAAAGCCTAATCATCCGTCAGGGCGACACCATTCAGGTCAACTCATTGACGAAAGTGGGCATGTTTTTGACGAGTGGGACGAGCCGGAAGTGGTGGGAAACAAAGCCCAGTCGAGGCACTCATCTTTAATAGCCACTCGTGTGATACCGAACGACATCAATCACGTGTACAGAAAATCAATGCCGACGGCATCGTTGTACAGGATGCCAATCTACGAGCAAGATTCCTATCTGGAAGCGCTGGAACTGTCGAGACTTCCGTGTCAAACGCTGGAAGACCCCGACGATTGTTACGATTCGACGCAGCTGCTCCGTCAACGTCCCGTAACTCCGCCCAGCAAAAAATTGTTGGCAACAATCAGAATCCTGGTCAACTTCCACAACCATCGTCCTAAACATCaatag